A window of the Lactuca sativa cultivar Salinas chromosome 5, Lsat_Salinas_v11, whole genome shotgun sequence genome harbors these coding sequences:
- the LOC111904803 gene encoding S-protein homolog 5-like: MRSSTIHNFFAFIILTYPIASIAFSCPFTTKWNVSVISALREDLVVHIKSGDDDLGNHTIPFVGNYSWSFCEKVGGHTLFYAYFWWGSKFQSLDLLNKAISDILILNADPEHCYWFVKPEGFFVNNIPSGGGQFIKGWN, translated from the coding sequence ATGAGGTCTTCTacaattcataatttttttgCCTTTATCATTTTAACATACCCAATTGCTTCAATAGCATTTTCATGTCCGTTTACTACAAAATGGAATGTTAGCGTTATTAGTGCTCTCCGTGAAGATCTTGTTGTTCACATAAAATCAGGTGATGATGATCTTGGGAATCATACCATTCCTTTTGTAGGAAATTACTCCTGGTCTTTTTGTGAAAAGGTTGGTGGTCACACTCTTTTTTACGCTTACTTCTGGTGGGGTTCAAAATTTCAGAGCTTAGATTTGCTTAACAAAGCCATTTCTGACATATTAATTTTAAATGCGGATCCTGAACATTGTTACTGGTTTGTAAAACCTGAGGGGTTTTTTGTAAATAATATTCCAAGTGGAGGTGGGCAGTTCATTAAAGGATGGAACTAA